The nucleotide sequence ATTAACCTTGCACTGATAGTGGCCGTATTGCTTCTGCTTATGGGAGTTGAACTGCACAAAGTACCTTTAAGGTTTATTATCGCAGCCACAGCAGGGATGTGTCTGTCAATGGAGATCCATATAATATCAGACTTCCTTATATCAAAAACGAAAAGTTATTTGTGAGAAGTTGTGAAAAGATTCGTTCTATTAAATTCCGGAAAGGTAATTTTGAGGAGTAAATGTGGATCTTGTGTATCGATCAGGATAATAAGTATCTTGAAAATAAACTTGATCTTATTCAATTTCAACAAATTCCACATAAGCACTTGAAGTTTTTATAGCTGAATCGAACATGTTCCCATCACGATTGATCTTCCTGATGTATTCAAGTTTCTCTTTATCCATATCAGCTTTATCCAATGCTCTAATAACGCAACCGATCAAAGCATGAACATCATTATTTTCACCGTAAAAAGCACATTTTGGTTTATCGGACATTATAGCTCCTATAACAGATATAATAAAATGAGTGAACATTTGCACTCATTCACAAAATGAAAAAATAAATCACTATCAATTATCAAAAACCTTTAAAAAAACTTATTGAGTATAATGTCCTCTATCCTTAATAAGGTTTGTATTCAATCACAGAAAACAAATTAAGCAAATTTTACAAATTAAGTAACAATTGACACATCAACCGATACCTTAACCTGCTTAACAATTTGAAATGCCGGGATCATCCTTGTTATCCTCAGACCAATGATCAATAAATTGTCCATAAACACCCTTTTAAGGATGATTCGAAAAGCAGCTCAACGTTTTGCTAACTTATCATTATTTTCAGATACCTGAAAACCAACAGTGATATATCTGGTCAGACCATGAATGGCATTAGTCAACTAGTTCATCAAGACCTCCCAAGAATAATATATTCCCAAGTGCGGCTTTTTGGATCGAATTGGTATAAAACATAAAGGGAGGAAAACAAATGGAAAGAAGAGGTTTCAACAACGGACCAAGAGATATGCACAAAGCAAAATGTGCAGACTGCGGTCAGGAAACAGAAGTGCCTTTCGTACCGGACCCAAACAGACCGGTATATTGCAGGGAATGCTTCCAGAGCCACAGACCACCTAAGAAATACTAAGTGGATGTGAATAATAACTCTTAAATATCAAAGTGAAATGTGTGGTCAGATAGAATATTTCTATCATGATCGCACTATCTATTTTTGGATCGATTTTATTACCAGTAACTTATTGTTGCTGATCCAGGTCAACATATGCACCTAAAACAACCCGGAGATCACTACCTGTGTCCGGACATAACATCACAATCAGAAGCAAGAATGCCTTTTCCTGCTTCCATGAAGCTTATTCACCTTACGAACTTGCTTCAAGTACATCGATGGATTTTATCATGTCCAATTTCAGCCTGACGATCTCCCTGACAGATGTCATGCTCAGGCATTCCCTGCAACAGTAGAATGTATTCAATCCTATCATTCGCTTTTCAAGCTCTGTGTTGCAATTCCCACATAACAGTTTTTCTTCTATTACCATGATTTACCCCTGGTCTTTTTCCCCATATCACCATATTCTATTGGCATCTGTACTTACGTATTTACTAATTTATTTATTTATTTATTTATTTATTTATTTATTTATTTACTTACTTACTTACTTACCTACTACTCACTTACCCAGCAGGCCTCCAAGCATGAACCGATAAAGTTCAAGCTCTTCAACATTCAGATCGTTACCCACATGTCCCCTGATCACTGAATGCTGGTCATTATTTACCGAAACAGTCTTTCCCAGGATACTGTTATTTGTAATTTGAATATTATTCATCAGTTTCCTCTTTTTTACTCTGTTATGCTCTGTTCTTTTTACATTTGAGAATATACATTTGTAACATATATATTCTTCGTAATTAGTTTATAGAAAAGAACATAAAATATATAGACTATTTAATTTATCAGTATGATCATTTTGATAAGCTCAAATAGTCCGAAAATTAGGATTTGATCAAATAAAATGAGAATCTATTGATAATAAAACTCTGAAGTATTAATATCTCCCCCAATCTTCCAATTGAATCAGCATTAGAAATATTTAATAACTAAAAAAGAGCTTTTATTAATGAGAACAATGAGAGGATATATCAATAAATCAGAAATACGGATGTTTTTGATCTTTGGAGCCATACTTTTACCTATAGCATTCCTGTGTTTCCAGCAGGAACTTTCGTTAGGGATAATATCTTCTTATCCGCTTTTCATCATATTGGTACTCATGCTTCTTGGTGCTAATATTGAGCTCCCTGTCAGTAAGATCAGGACAAAGA is from Methanococcoides sp. AM1 and encodes:
- a CDS encoding CxxC-x17-CxxC domain-containing protein; this translates as MERRGFNNGPRDMHKAKCADCGQETEVPFVPDPNRPVYCRECFQSHRPPKKY